One region of Mucilaginibacter sp. 14171R-50 genomic DNA includes:
- a CDS encoding maleylpyruvate isomerase N-terminal domain-containing protein, whose amino-acid sequence MTKPPVPIDVVNLLPVLDKKLIELLMSLTPEEWEKQTIAKLWVVKDVVAHLLDTNIRILSILRDGFYGEQPDIKSRQDLLDFLNGLNADWVKAMKRVSPQMLIVLHEITGPLFCDYFKSVDPWGRSAFAVEWAGEMESRNWMEIAREYTEKWLHQQQIRDAVNKPGLMTPELYYPFIDIFMLALPHTYRNVLAENGTVVKTTITTDIGGAWFLVRADNGWTLSKENGVQPDTEIIIDPDTAWKLFSKSLRPDQIKDKVIITGDQELGQTVLNMVSVMA is encoded by the coding sequence ATGACCAAACCGCCTGTTCCTATTGATGTAGTAAACCTGCTGCCCGTTCTGGATAAAAAGCTTATTGAACTACTGATGTCCCTCACACCTGAAGAATGGGAAAAGCAGACGATAGCAAAGTTGTGGGTAGTGAAGGATGTGGTTGCACATCTGCTGGATACCAACATACGCATATTATCCATTCTGCGCGACGGTTTTTATGGCGAGCAACCTGATATAAAATCGCGCCAGGACCTGTTGGATTTTTTAAACGGCCTTAATGCCGATTGGGTAAAAGCCATGAAAAGGGTAAGCCCGCAAATGCTTATCGTTTTACATGAGATAACAGGACCGCTTTTTTGCGATTACTTTAAATCGGTTGACCCGTGGGGCAGATCGGCTTTTGCCGTAGAGTGGGCGGGCGAAATGGAAAGCAGAAACTGGATGGAAATTGCGCGCGAATACACGGAAAAATGGCTGCACCAGCAGCAGATACGCGATGCTGTAAATAAACCCGGCTTAATGACCCCTGAACTTTATTACCCGTTTATCGACATTTTTATGCTTGCTTTACCGCATACTTACCGAAATGTTTTAGCCGAAAATGGCACGGTGGTAAAAACAACGATAACTACCGATATTGGCGGGGCATGGTTTCTGGTACGGGCGGATAATGGCTGGACGTTAAGCAAAGAGAATGGAGTGCAGCCTGACACCGAAATTATAATTGATCCGGATACCGCCTGGAAGCTTTTTTCGAAAAGCTTAAGACCGGATCAAATAAAAGATAAGGTAATTATTACCGGCGATCAGGAGCTTGGCCAAACAGTACTTAACATGGTTTCGGTTATGGCATAG
- a CDS encoding SDR family NAD(P)-dependent oxidoreductase yields MQLLKDKVVFLTGGTEGIGYECAAVYHRAGAKVSIITHKENSLQQCRSQFFDDNIHYILADVSSAADVQRAIAETLARFGKINIIHNNAGVSNPSKTVCATTDEEWNRVFNVNVKGIYNTTKFGIEALKATSGNILNSSSLVGDIGQELHAAYTATKGAVNALTKSMALDYAPYGVRVNAVAPAGVWTPMLRRWSSQQPNAAHIETYLDGIHPLGYCPEGDVVADACLFLVSEQARFITGCILPVSGGAELGYRRYTGQPGRANAIVDEKVTLS; encoded by the coding sequence ATGCAATTACTAAAAGATAAGGTTGTTTTTTTAACCGGCGGTACCGAAGGCATCGGCTATGAATGCGCCGCGGTTTACCACCGGGCCGGGGCAAAGGTTAGCATCATAACTCATAAAGAAAACAGTTTACAGCAATGCCGATCGCAATTTTTCGATGATAATATTCATTACATTCTTGCGGATGTTTCAAGCGCTGCGGATGTGCAGCGGGCAATTGCCGAAACCCTGGCCAGGTTCGGTAAAATAAACATCATTCATAACAATGCGGGGGTGTCTAACCCATCTAAAACCGTTTGCGCCACTACTGACGAAGAGTGGAACAGGGTTTTTAATGTAAACGTTAAAGGCATTTATAATACTACAAAATTTGGTATCGAAGCTTTAAAAGCTACCAGCGGCAATATACTTAACAGCAGCAGCCTTGTTGGCGATATTGGGCAGGAACTTCATGCGGCTTATACTGCTACTAAAGGTGCAGTTAATGCCCTTACAAAATCTATGGCGCTTGATTATGCACCGTATGGGGTGCGTGTTAACGCTGTGGCTCCTGCAGGTGTATGGACCCCCATGCTGAGGCGGTGGAGCAGTCAGCAACCCAACGCAGCTCATATAGAAACCTATTTGGACGGGATCCACCCGTTAGGGTACTGCCCCGAAGGTGATGTTGTGGCCGATGCCTGCCTCTTCCTGGTATCTGAACAAGCGCGTTTTATTACCGGGTGCATCCTGCCTGTGTCGGGCGGGGCCGAGTTAGGGTATCGCAGATATACGGGGCAACCCGGACGCGCTAACGCCATCGTTGATGAAAAAGTAACCCTATCATGA
- a CDS encoding ATP-binding cassette domain-containing protein, translating into MQPLVLKVDSVQLQFDNRKILQDIYLECRQGQVIGLLGRNGSGKSSLLRVIFGTLQASYKYVSIDNNFIYKGYHNNRIAYLPQHGYLPAHIQISKLARMLVDEQAWDEFAALEIYRQHSHKTATQLSGGELRQLEMLMIMHSRADFILLDEPFTHISPIQADEFKPVIRNCAKRKGIILTDHQYYNILEVSDKVILLNNGCTKHITNNDELVTYGYLSGK; encoded by the coding sequence ATGCAGCCGCTTGTTTTAAAGGTTGATAGCGTTCAGCTGCAGTTTGATAACCGCAAAATATTGCAGGACATTTACCTTGAATGCCGGCAAGGCCAGGTGATTGGTTTATTAGGCAGAAACGGCAGCGGTAAATCATCATTGCTACGGGTTATTTTCGGTACCCTGCAGGCTTCGTATAAATATGTAAGTATTGATAACAACTTTATTTATAAAGGGTATCATAACAACCGCATAGCCTATTTACCGCAGCATGGTTATTTACCGGCTCACATACAAATAAGCAAACTTGCCAGAATGCTGGTGGACGAACAGGCCTGGGATGAGTTTGCCGCCTTAGAAATATACCGGCAACATTCGCATAAAACAGCGACGCAATTGTCCGGCGGCGAACTGCGCCAATTGGAGATGCTGATGATCATGCATAGCCGCGCCGATTTTATATTGTTAGATGAACCTTTTACCCATATATCACCCATTCAGGCCGACGAATTTAAACCCGTTATACGCAATTGCGCCAAACGTAAGGGCATCATTTTAACCGATCATCAATATTATAATATTTTAGAGGTTAGTGATAAAGTGATCTTATTGAATAACGGCTGCACAAAACACATCACCAATAATGATGAATTGGTTACTTACGGCTATCTTAGCGGTAAATAA
- a CDS encoding AraC family transcriptional regulator, translating to MAGSFKRKDGFEGEKLMSLPQKILKDFVKKYPSIFNIYITQIGYFPQASYHYKERRKGCEDNILIYCLKGKGYYIIDKKKFEVTPNQFFILPATEVYMRYWADEEDPWTIYWVHFTGDDIATFNSSLNIGLFKGPVQIPFNNKALDIWNNIYQNLEMGYSKENLCNATFCLYNMIATFLFPDKHVVSEPNDAPDIITTTIINMKNNIEKKMTVEDMAGQHKLSSSHFSSLFRKATGMPPIDYFIHLKMQKACQYLYANEAKIKTIAMDLGYDDPYYFSRVFKKYMGMSPEQYKLTTNVRSQV from the coding sequence ATGGCTGGTTCTTTTAAAAGGAAGGATGGTTTTGAAGGTGAAAAGCTAATGAGCTTGCCACAAAAAATACTGAAGGACTTTGTAAAAAAATACCCTTCGATATTTAATATTTACATCACGCAAATAGGTTATTTCCCGCAGGCGTCCTACCATTACAAGGAACGGCGAAAAGGCTGCGAAGACAATATATTGATATATTGCCTGAAGGGAAAAGGGTATTATATAATTGACAAGAAAAAGTTTGAGGTTACCCCTAACCAATTCTTTATACTGCCTGCCACCGAGGTTTATATGCGCTACTGGGCTGATGAAGAAGACCCATGGACTATTTACTGGGTGCATTTTACCGGAGACGATATCGCCACTTTTAACTCGTCGTTAAACATTGGGTTGTTTAAAGGCCCGGTACAGATCCCTTTCAATAATAAGGCGCTTGATATCTGGAACAATATATATCAAAACCTGGAAATGGGCTACAGTAAAGAAAACTTGTGCAATGCAACCTTTTGCCTGTATAATATGATAGCCACCTTTTTGTTCCCGGATAAACATGTGGTAAGCGAACCAAACGATGCCCCGGATATTATAACAACAACCATTATCAATATGAAGAACAATATTGAAAAGAAAATGACTGTTGAAGATATGGCGGGGCAGCACAAGCTTTCCAGTTCGCATTTTTCCAGCCTGTTCCGAAAGGCTACCGGTATGCCCCCTATCGATTATTTTATACATCTTAAAATGCAGAAAGCCTGCCAGTACCTTTATGCAAACGAAGCCAAAATAAAAACCATAGCGATGGATCTGGGGTATGATGATCCGTACTATTTTTCGCGCGTGTTTAAAAAGTATATGGGGATGTCGCCTGAGCAGTATAAACTTACCACCAACGTTCGGTCGCAGGTGTAG
- the smc gene encoding chromosome segregation protein SMC yields the protein MQLTRLEIKGFKSFGDKITINFNEGVTAIVGPNGCGKSNVVDSIRWVLGEQSTRALRSEKMDNIIFNGTKSRKAANLAEVSLTFDNTKNVLPTDYSQVTLTRRLYRTGESEYRLNDVQCRLKDITDLFLDTGIGADSYAIIELKMIDEIINNKEGSRRNLFEEASGISKYKLRKKQTFNKLKDTEADLERVEDLLFEIEKNLKTLENQAKKTERYYKLRDQYKTLSIALASFRIANFSRSLAEIEEKEQVQREEKAGIATQIDKLEAALQQSKLDSLTKEKNLAAQQKASNEFTAKIRAYESEKRVKNEQLKNAQDKESRLKDELERDNNQFKHVQYNIKRLNEEKLQEEENLHIITQRLAELKEAVDELRAQQTEARNELNELNSINGRLQNQVYKAEKDIDILNIQQQALEQESQRNMEDTTNKEAELSHFNKVVAELEGRVETLKSEYELAVEADNKLQQQVAETETELKTVIDSIAADGRKLDAKQNEYNLTKSLVDNLEGFPESIRFLKKNTNWAKTITLFSDILFCREEYRVAIENYLEPFMNHYVVNTYSEAIAAINLLSNSAKGRAQFFILDNYEATKQGDKTLVDDAAIPALSVVEVEERYKPLCNHLLKQVYLVNDNTEQDINDILLPGDVVLIGKSGKFTKSKHTMAGGSVGLFEGKRIGRAKNLDNLLKEIKQAESRIQSFRAKSEELQSRLAALKASNKTNELRQQQYQLNQVNTELITVRTKQEQYQAFIENSLNRKQDIANKVAGIKNEILTLGPLLIDLKAQKQVQADMLLEKQQAFNELNEMVTVQSNIYNQENIRFHQQQNKVSGLVKDLEYRETQLEHLEVRIRQNSAELEKVKAQIMENLQQTGDSDENLLEMYEQKEALEKGTAEAEQEYYAWRAGITERENEVSKLRQKKDQTEAIENELKDERNNLRLELSALKERLSVEFNVDINDLLEAEDNEAGDEEEIRERTEKLKRQLDDFGAINPMAVEAYNEMSERHTFIQDQKKDLAEAKASLLATIQEIDDTAKEKFMSAFIMVRENFIKVFRSLFNEEDSCDLILSNPEAPLESEIDIIARPKGKRPLSINQLSGGEKTLTATAILFSLYLLKPAPFCIFDEVDAPLDDTNIDKFNNIIRKFSKESQFIIISHNKRTIACTDIIYGVTMVEQGISRVVPVDLRELAD from the coding sequence ATGCAACTTACCAGGTTAGAAATCAAGGGTTTCAAGAGTTTCGGAGATAAGATCACCATTAATTTTAATGAGGGTGTTACCGCTATTGTTGGGCCAAATGGTTGTGGTAAAAGCAATGTTGTCGATTCGATACGCTGGGTATTGGGCGAGCAAAGTACCCGTGCGCTGCGGTCCGAAAAAATGGATAATATCATTTTTAACGGCACTAAAAGCCGCAAGGCAGCCAACCTGGCCGAGGTATCGTTAACCTTTGATAATACCAAAAATGTACTCCCTACCGATTATTCGCAGGTTACCCTAACACGCAGGCTGTACCGCACCGGCGAAAGTGAGTACCGCCTTAACGATGTACAGTGCCGCTTAAAAGATATTACTGATCTTTTTTTAGACACCGGTATAGGCGCAGATTCGTACGCCATCATTGAGTTAAAGATGATTGACGAGATCATCAACAACAAGGAAGGATCGCGCCGTAATTTATTTGAGGAAGCTTCAGGTATTTCTAAATATAAGCTCCGTAAAAAGCAAACTTTCAATAAGTTAAAAGATACAGAAGCCGATCTGGAGCGCGTTGAAGACCTGCTGTTTGAGATAGAGAAGAACTTAAAAACGCTTGAGAACCAGGCTAAAAAAACCGAGCGCTACTACAAGCTTCGCGACCAGTATAAAACGCTGAGCATTGCGCTGGCATCGTTCCGCATAGCAAATTTCAGCAGGTCGCTTGCCGAAATTGAAGAGAAGGAACAGGTACAGCGGGAAGAAAAGGCAGGCATTGCTACGCAGATAGATAAGCTGGAAGCAGCTTTACAGCAAAGCAAGCTGGATAGCCTTACCAAAGAGAAGAACCTTGCCGCACAGCAAAAGGCCAGCAACGAGTTTACGGCTAAGATACGTGCCTACGAGAGCGAAAAACGGGTAAAGAACGAGCAGTTGAAGAACGCACAGGATAAAGAGAGCCGTTTAAAGGACGAACTTGAGCGTGATAATAACCAGTTTAAGCACGTACAGTATAATATAAAGCGGCTGAACGAAGAAAAACTGCAGGAAGAAGAGAATCTGCACATCATTACCCAGCGCTTGGCAGAGTTGAAAGAGGCTGTTGACGAGCTGCGCGCGCAGCAAACCGAAGCGCGTAATGAACTGAACGAGCTGAACAGCATAAACGGCCGCCTGCAAAACCAGGTATACAAGGCCGAAAAAGACATCGATATCCTGAATATACAACAACAGGCGCTTGAGCAGGAAAGCCAGCGCAATATGGAGGATACCACCAATAAAGAAGCCGAGCTATCGCACTTTAATAAAGTGGTTGCCGAACTGGAGGGCCGCGTTGAAACGCTAAAAAGCGAATATGAACTGGCTGTTGAAGCTGATAACAAATTGCAGCAACAGGTAGCCGAAACGGAAACCGAGCTTAAAACTGTCATAGACAGTATTGCTGCCGACGGCCGTAAACTGGACGCCAAACAAAACGAATATAACCTGACAAAAAGTTTGGTTGATAACCTGGAGGGGTTCCCGGAGAGTATCCGTTTTTTAAAAAAGAACACCAATTGGGCTAAAACCATTACCCTGTTCAGCGATATTTTATTTTGCAGGGAAGAATACCGCGTAGCTATCGAGAACTACCTGGAGCCGTTTATGAACCATTACGTAGTGAATACTTACAGCGAGGCCATTGCGGCTATTAACCTGTTAAGTAATTCGGCAAAGGGCCGGGCGCAGTTTTTTATTTTAGATAATTACGAAGCCACTAAGCAGGGCGATAAAACACTGGTAGATGATGCGGCCATCCCTGCCCTATCTGTTGTAGAGGTTGAGGAGCGCTACAAACCGTTATGCAACCATTTGTTAAAACAGGTTTACCTTGTTAACGACAATACCGAACAGGATATTAACGACATATTATTACCGGGTGATGTAGTGCTTATTGGTAAAAGCGGTAAGTTCACAAAATCTAAACACACCATGGCAGGCGGCTCGGTTGGTTTGTTTGAGGGCAAGCGTATAGGTCGCGCTAAAAACCTTGATAACCTGCTGAAAGAGATTAAGCAAGCGGAGAGCCGCATACAAAGCTTTAGAGCTAAAAGTGAGGAATTGCAGAGCCGTTTGGCAGCTTTAAAAGCATCAAACAAAACCAACGAACTAAGACAGCAGCAATACCAACTAAACCAGGTTAACACCGAACTTATCACCGTTAGAACCAAGCAGGAACAGTACCAGGCCTTTATTGAGAACAGCCTTAACCGCAAACAGGACATAGCCAATAAAGTGGCCGGTATAAAAAACGAGATACTTACACTGGGCCCGTTATTGATAGACCTGAAGGCGCAAAAGCAGGTACAGGCCGATATGCTGCTGGAAAAACAGCAGGCCTTTAACGAGCTTAATGAAATGGTTACGGTGCAATCTAACATCTACAACCAGGAGAATATCCGCTTTCACCAGCAGCAAAATAAGGTTTCGGGATTGGTAAAAGACCTTGAGTACCGCGAAACGCAGCTGGAGCACCTGGAAGTACGCATCCGCCAGAATAGCGCCGAACTTGAAAAGGTTAAAGCGCAGATCATGGAGAACCTGCAGCAAACCGGCGACAGCGATGAGAACCTGCTTGAAATGTATGAGCAGAAAGAGGCCCTTGAAAAAGGCACCGCCGAAGCTGAGCAGGAATATTACGCCTGGCGCGCCGGCATTACCGAAAGAGAGAACGAAGTTTCGAAGCTTCGGCAGAAAAAAGACCAGACCGAAGCTATTGAGAACGAGTTGAAAGATGAGCGCAACAATTTAAGATTGGAGCTTAGCGCGCTTAAAGAGCGGCTATCGGTAGAGTTTAATGTAGATATAAATGACCTGCTTGAAGCGGAAGATAATGAAGCCGGGGACGAAGAAGAAATACGCGAACGCACCGAAAAGCTAAAACGCCAGCTGGATGATTTTGGCGCTATAAACCCAATGGCGGTTGAGGCTTATAATGAAATGAGTGAGCGCCATACCTTCATCCAGGATCAAAAGAAAGACCTGGCCGAAGCAAAAGCATCGCTGCTGGCCACTATACAGGAAATTGATGATACGGCTAAAGAAAAATTCATGTCGGCCTTTATAATGGTCCGCGAAAACTTTATCAAGGTGTTTCGCTCGCTGTTTAACGAGGAAGATTCATGCGACCTGATACTGAGCAATCCCGAAGCTCCGCTCGAATCGGAGATTGATATTATCGCACGGCCTAAGGGTAAGCGCCCCCTTTCTATTAATCAGCTTTCGGGCGGCGAAAAAACGCTGACGGCCACGGCCATACTTTTCTCGCTTTACCTGTTAAAGCCGGCCCCCTTCTGCATATTTGACGAGGTTGATGCCCCGCTTGATGATACCAATATCGATAAGTTCAACAACATTATCCGCAAGTTCTCAAAAGAATCACAATTCATTATTATATCACACAACAAACGCACCATTGCGTGTACCGATATTATTTACGGTGTTACCATGGTAGAGCAAGGGATATCGCGGGTTGTACCTGTAGACCTTCGCGAACTGGCAGATTAA
- the nfi gene encoding deoxyribonuclease V (cleaves DNA at apurinic or apyrimidinic sites) encodes MDPSGYEHFSPAEAIAYQEELRHKIRIRELTTPINTIAGADISFDKDSAILYAGIVVFKYPALTVITTSTAISHTEFPYIAGLLAFRELPALFNAWNNLYIKPDLLILDGQGIAHKRRLGIATHFGLLANVPTIGSAKSRLHGTYDEPAPEMFAQSPMYDQNEQIGVALRSKQHCNPIYISPGHNINIQQSVDVIINCIRGYRMPEPTRQASSLVNRIREENSEKPSPQYNLFD; translated from the coding sequence ATGGACCCATCCGGCTATGAACACTTTTCGCCTGCAGAAGCTATTGCTTACCAGGAAGAGTTACGCCATAAAATCCGGATCCGTGAATTGACCACCCCTATCAATACCATCGCCGGGGCCGATATATCCTTCGACAAAGACTCGGCAATACTCTATGCCGGAATTGTAGTTTTCAAATACCCGGCGTTAACTGTTATAACTACTTCAACTGCAATATCGCATACGGAGTTTCCGTACATTGCCGGGTTGCTGGCTTTCAGAGAGTTGCCCGCACTGTTTAATGCTTGGAACAATCTTTACATTAAACCCGACCTGCTGATACTTGACGGCCAGGGCATAGCGCACAAACGGCGGCTGGGCATAGCCACACATTTTGGCTTACTGGCCAACGTGCCAACCATTGGCAGCGCCAAAAGCAGGCTGCATGGCACCTATGATGAACCTGCCCCCGAGATGTTTGCTCAGAGCCCGATGTATGATCAAAACGAACAGATAGGCGTGGCGCTGCGCAGTAAGCAGCATTGTAATCCTATTTATATATCGCCGGGGCACAATATCAATATTCAACAAAGTGTTGATGTAATAATAAATTGTATTCGTGGCTACCGCATGCCCGAGCCTACAAGACAGGCGAGTTCTTTAGTGAACAGGATCAGGGAAGAAAACAGTGAAAAACCCAGCCCTCAATACAATTTATTTGATTGA
- a CDS encoding PhzF family phenazine biosynthesis protein: MTIPIFQADAFTDKMFGGNPAAVCPLDEWLPDETMQKIALENNLAETAFFVKNATGYLLRWFTPELEIDLCGHATLASAHILFTELGYESDTIYFDTVKAGTLVVKREGDRYLMDFPSRPPFAADKPEGLIEALGGKKPKEILRSRDYFLVYDNEDDVLDIKPDHFALSKIDTLGVIVTAPGKDVDFVSRFFAPGAGLLEDPVTGSAHCNLIPYWAGKLGKNTLHAYQISARKGELWCELKGDRVVMAGKAVTYLRGEISPPTP, translated from the coding sequence ATGACCATCCCTATTTTCCAGGCCGATGCCTTTACCGATAAAATGTTTGGCGGCAACCCGGCCGCAGTTTGTCCGCTGGATGAGTGGCTGCCCGACGAAACGATGCAGAAGATTGCCCTGGAGAACAACCTGGCCGAAACTGCTTTTTTCGTAAAGAACGCTACCGGCTATCTGCTGCGCTGGTTTACTCCCGAACTGGAGATCGACCTTTGCGGCCACGCCACCCTGGCATCCGCACATATATTATTCACGGAACTTGGTTATGAGAGCGATACCATTTATTTTGATACGGTAAAAGCTGGCACGCTCGTAGTAAAACGCGAGGGCGATAGATACTTGATGGATTTCCCGTCACGGCCTCCGTTTGCGGCTGATAAGCCGGAAGGCCTGATTGAAGCCCTTGGCGGTAAAAAACCAAAAGAAATACTGCGCAGCCGTGATTATTTTCTGGTTTACGATAACGAAGATGATGTTTTGGACATTAAGCCCGACCACTTTGCACTATCTAAAATTGATACGCTGGGTGTTATTGTAACGGCGCCAGGCAAGGATGTAGATTTTGTGTCGCGTTTCTTCGCACCGGGCGCAGGTTTACTCGAAGACCCGGTTACCGGGTCGGCACATTGCAACCTGATACCATACTGGGCCGGCAAACTGGGTAAAAACACATTACATGCTTACCAAATAAGCGCCCGCAAAGGCGAGCTTTGGTGCGAATTAAAAGGCGACCGCGTTGTAATGGCAGGCAAGGCGGTTACTTATTTAAGAGGCGAGATAAGCCCCCCAACCCCCTGA
- a CDS encoding WcaF family extracellular polysaccharide biosynthesis acetyltransferase, translating to MPKTLLSTYNNYPYKPGGGVVKRFLWYYVNLIFFKSGWFPFNAFKIFLLRLFGAQIGNGVIIKPGVNIKYAWNLKIGTHSWIGESVWIDNLAPVIIADNVCISQGAVLQTGSHNYKKESFELITGNITIEDGVWIGCGAILNQGITAGSHSIVTSGSVANKNLEPYFIYQGNPAVKLRPRIME from the coding sequence ATGCCAAAAACCCTTCTTTCTACATATAACAATTATCCTTATAAGCCAGGTGGCGGCGTTGTTAAAAGGTTTTTATGGTATTATGTCAATTTAATATTCTTTAAATCGGGCTGGTTTCCTTTTAATGCTTTCAAGATATTTTTATTGAGGCTGTTTGGTGCTCAAATTGGCAACGGTGTTATAATAAAACCCGGGGTTAATATAAAGTACGCATGGAATCTTAAAATCGGCACACACAGCTGGATAGGCGAAAGTGTTTGGATCGATAACCTGGCACCTGTTATCATTGCGGATAACGTTTGCATATCCCAGGGAGCCGTGCTGCAAACAGGTAGCCACAATTACAAAAAAGAATCATTTGAGCTGATAACCGGAAACATAACTATTGAAGATGGTGTGTGGATTGGCTGCGGCGCTATACTAAACCAGGGCATAACTGCCGGCAGCCATAGTATAGTTACAAGTGGATCTGTAGCCAACAAAAACCTGGAGCCGTATTTTATTTACCAGGGCAACCCTGCTGTTAAGCTGCGGCCCCGAATTATGGAATAA
- a CDS encoding enolase C-terminal domain-like protein yields the protein MISKIKVSDIRFPLDGNAGSDAIHRDPVYSYAVTQLTDDSGLTGTGFAFTLGEGNNLVCRAAEYYARLLTGRDIEETMASFGELFRTLSNDQQFRWLGPHKGVVHLALASVTNACYDLWAKKRGVPLWKLLTELSPEQIVNTLDLSYLEDELTYDQAVSMLTEQQSQKEARKSILDKGYPGYDTSVGWFNYPDEMVRENCKKALAQGFTAMKLKVGSADPDRDIRRAHIVREVAGDDVKVMLDANQQWNLPRAIDICTRLKNMNPYWIEEPTHPDDVTAHTKLADAIAPVRLALGEHVPNKIIFKNYLQAGSSSFMQVDAVRVGGVSEFITISLMCKKFGVPVVPHVGDMGQLHQHLVLFNHIAMGHQALFLEHIPHLQKHFVNPAKIVNGIYVTPQEAGSSCDLLILKN from the coding sequence ATGATCTCGAAGATAAAAGTGTCAGACATTCGTTTCCCGCTGGATGGTAACGCCGGCAGCGATGCTATACACCGCGATCCGGTATACTCATACGCAGTAACGCAGCTAACAGACGATAGCGGCCTAACCGGAACGGGATTTGCCTTCACTTTGGGAGAGGGTAACAACCTGGTTTGCCGGGCAGCGGAATACTATGCCCGCCTGCTAACAGGTAGGGATATTGAAGAAACCATGGCCAGCTTTGGCGAATTATTCAGGACGCTATCTAACGACCAGCAATTTCGCTGGCTTGGGCCACATAAAGGTGTTGTTCATCTGGCCCTGGCATCGGTAACCAACGCTTGTTATGATCTGTGGGCCAAAAAAAGGGGTGTTCCATTGTGGAAATTGCTTACAGAGCTATCGCCTGAGCAAATTGTAAATACGCTCGACCTGTCGTACCTGGAAGACGAGTTGACCTATGACCAGGCAGTGAGTATGCTTACCGAACAGCAGTCGCAAAAGGAAGCAAGGAAAAGCATTTTAGATAAAGGGTATCCGGGTTACGATACTTCCGTGGGCTGGTTTAATTATCCTGACGAAATGGTTAGGGAAAACTGCAAAAAAGCTTTGGCGCAAGGCTTTACCGCCATGAAGCTAAAGGTAGGATCCGCTGATCCTGACCGGGATATCCGCAGGGCGCATATCGTACGCGAAGTTGCCGGCGATGACGTTAAGGTGATGCTTGACGCTAACCAGCAATGGAATCTGCCGCGGGCAATTGATATTTGTACCCGGTTAAAGAATATGAACCCGTACTGGATTGAGGAACCCACACACCCAGACGATGTAACCGCGCATACCAAACTGGCAGACGCCATTGCCCCGGTACGGCTTGCGCTGGGTGAGCACGTGCCTAATAAGATCATTTTTAAAAATTATTTGCAAGCCGGTTCATCTTCGTTTATGCAGGTAGATGCCGTACGGGTAGGCGGAGTGAGTGAGTTTATTACCATAAGCCTGATGTGCAAAAAATTTGGTGTGCCGGTTGTGCCGCATGTGGGCGATATGGGCCAGTTACATCAGCACCTGGTTTTATTTAACCATATCGCCATGGGGCACCAGGCCTTATTCCTGGAGCATATTCCCCATTTGCAAAAGCATTTCGTAAATCCTGCTAAAATTGTAAATGGCATTTACGTGACACCGCAGGAAGCCGGCAGCAGTTGCGACCTGCTTATTTTAAAGAATTAA